In Drosophila willistoni isolate 14030-0811.24 chromosome XR unlocalized genomic scaffold, UCI_dwil_1.1 Seg144, whole genome shotgun sequence, one DNA window encodes the following:
- the LOC6639058 gene encoding ankyrin-1 — MGGSVSQVFRSGSALLSHRDGHKVSKATEEKIQTLFEILRANPKVSLQTLESLLIQIPKNENILIIHDGCGYNILQRSVGLNHIDLTKWLLHRHRPDVNRSPCSLPLHIATLRGYEECVELLLRHGARIDVDTRMCFPGSHTHNCEESGKWHSNVDDVSERLNLNTKLQNALCYAIDGDQYNVLSLLTQKMEEPWIPFRAKKPLLHLACERGAWNCVQQLVVTRSEEINLIMDEYYPIHHAVLHEGRFLELLIQQGAVTTVRTCTQQMTLLHVVIFAARKSAEDTLATLRILLERGCKELINVPDSLGNTPLHALIVRYALEEARYGYDKWSKWDLCGLVRFLLQNGAKQSINQAGNSAMACVFRHLRDWEVCYELLNMLIKEDGDPNIVGRDGSVPIMVLLVPLINKDHLHHFTHSMKVCYLNCIRILLQHGANPNCSYRANLKPLHVLVFTVSENFTLNCDAQKRTNFDFIKNILLLLLQHGLDCNKTYQHILQAVMDMVQNVRTCHDMECIYELTLTLIQYGADPNIVLSSKTTPGIAIFSREIASYGEALGGGGAAANGGSNGGGGGGGGAAAAAPPGGGAGAGNGDNSASFRNSFRTNSRYLLFYYIILITKKEFILNDPHLTFARIIHLFYLTMEHEPLYNCLKSLHNFYVAQVPSKKTEQLIALISGLYRKPRSLKQLSRMAIYEALNRKLAQNINRLNLPGPLKDYVLQFER, encoded by the exons ATGGGCGGGTCGGTGAGCCAGGTATTTCGCTCAGGATCCGCTCTGCTCTCGCATAGAGATGGCCACAAAGTGTCCAAGGCCACCGAGGAGAAAATCCAGACGCTCTTTGAGATTCTGCGTGCAAATCCAAAGGTCTCATTGCAAACACTGGAGAGCCTCCTCATCCAGATACCAAAAAACGAGAACATCCTAATAATACACGACGGTTGTGGCTATAATATACTGCAACGTAGTGTTGGCCTCAATCACATCGATCTCACCAAATGGCTATTGCATCGCCATAGACCTGATGTCAATCGTTCGCCCTGTTCCCTGCCCCTGCACATAGCGACCCTCCGGGGCTATGAGGAATGTGTCGAGCTTCTCCTGCGCCACGGGGCCCGCATCGATGTCGACACCAGGATGTGCTTCCCCGGCTCCCACACCCACAATTGCGAGGAGAGCGGCAAATGGCATAGCAATGTGGATGATGTCAGCGAGCGACTGAATCTCAATACTAAGCTGCAGAACGCCCTATGCTATGCCATCGATGGGGATCAGTATAATGTCCTGAGTCTACTCACACAGAAAATGGAGGAGCCATGGATACCGTTTCGGGCCAAGAAGCCATTGCTCCATTTGGCCTGCGAGCGCGGTGCCTGGAATTGTGTCCAACAATTGGTGGTCACACGCTCCGAGGAAATCAATCTCATAATGGATGAATATTATCCCATACATCATGCTGTCCTGCACGAGGGGCGCTTTCTGGAGCTGCTTATCCAGCAGGGCGCAGTGACCACAGTCCGGACATGTACCCAGCAGATGACTCTTCTTCATGTTG TGATTTTTGCTGCCCGCAAATCGGCCGAGGACACACTAGCCACTTTACGCATATTGCTGGAACGCGGCTGCAAGGAGCTGATCAATGTGCCCGATTCATTGGGTAATACCCCGCTGCACGCTCTCATAGTGCGTTATGCCTTGGAGGAGGCACGCTATGGCTACGACAAATGGAGCAAATGGGATCTGTGTGGCCTGGTGCGTTTCCTGCTCCAAAATGGGGCCAAGCAATCAATCAATCAGGCTGGCAATAGTGCCATGGCCTGTGTATTCCGCCATCTACGTGACTGGGAGGTCTGCTATGAACTGCTCAATATGCTGATCAAAGAGGATG GTGATCCCAATATTGTGGGCAGAGATGGCTCGGTGCCCATAATGGTGCTATTGGTGCCACTTATAAACAAGGATCATCTGCATCATTTCACACACTCGATGAAAGTATGCTATCTGAATTGTATACGCATTTTACTGCAACATGGCGCGAATCCGAACTGCTCCTATCGGGCGAACCTGAAACCTCTCCATGTGCTCGTCTTCACAGTGAGCGAGAATTTCACTCTCAATTGTGATGCCCAGAAACGCACGAATTtcgattttattaaaaatatattgctgctactgctgcagCATGGCCTCGACTGCAATAAGACATATCAGCATATACTCCAGGCCGTCATGGATATGGTGCAGAATGTGCGCACCTGTCATGACATGGAATGCATTTACGAGCTGACACTGACCCTTATACAATACGGAGCCGATCCAAATATTGTACTGAGTAGCAAGACAACACCCGGCATTGCCATATTCTCGAGGGAAATAGCCAGCTATGGTGAGGCGctcggtggtggtggtgcagCTGCTAATGGTGGCAGTAATggaggcggtggtggtggtggtggcgctgctgctgctgctcctcctgGAGGCGGTGCTGGTGCTGGTAATGGCGACAATTCGGCCTCATTCCGCAACTCGTTTCGCACGAATTCTCGATATTTACTCTTCTATTACATTATATTGATAACGAAAAAGGAATTTATACTCAACGATCCGCATTTGACATTCGCACGAATCATTCATCTGTTCTATCTAACCATGGAGCATGAGCCACTCTATAATTGCCTCAAATCGTTGCACAACTTCTATGTGGCCCAAGTGCCAAGTAAAAAGACGGAGCAATTGATAGCCCTCATCTCGGGACTTTATCGTAAACCGCGAAGTCTAAAACAATTATCACGTATGGCCATCTATGAGGCCCTGAATCGTAAATTGGCTCAGAATATCAATCGTTTGAATCTTCCCGGTCCACTTAAGGATTATGTGCTGCAATTTGAGAGATAA
- the LOC6639057 gene encoding homeodomain-interacting protein kinase 2 isoform X1 encodes MITSHQLNASNFVDYDDAAVVSVLQPELGHSYLYNNNNNNHHHRQQQRHNPQQHPNETTNFYAPTANVVKVTPQQVSIGINCDLTAIGEEKQRHHQQQQRGVIVKPKDQTGVTINKRKRETDCDCGCRVDSYKNGNGDQLISHGNEQAQQDAAANHQLASSSLKTAHTKVATSGGHANTQPPSKRSSSGADGDYQLVQHEVLYSLSAEYEVLEFLGRGTFGQVVKCWKRGTSEIVAIKILKNHPSYARQGQIEVSILSRLSQENADEFNFVRAFECFQHKNHTCLVFEMLEQNLYDFLKQNKFSPLPLKYIRPILEQVLTALLKLKQLGLIHADLKPENIMLVDPVRQPYRVKVIDFGSASHVSKTVCNTYLQSRYYRAPEIILGLPFCEAIDMWSLGCVVAELFLGWPLYPGSSEFDQIRYISQTQGLPTEHMLNSASKTSKFFYRDVDSTYPFWRLKTTEEHEAETNTKSKEARKYIFNCLDDIGQVNVPTDLEGGQLLAEKTDRREFIDLLKRMLTIDQERRLTPAEALNHSFTRLTHLVDYVYCNNVKASVQMMEVCRRGDFHTVQPASTLVTNFVPSSTENMTFTINNQLTSQVQRLVRDGRPLAYEGLYQIYNGRSVARQYPQARTDSFQHQLVSNILCPPSYQAMPSPTKHVVVGSATMQPPLQVPPQQYVNVPVPVSMVEPTSGQRMLLTNRVQASGVAWPQTGRQMALVPSWPQQAPAHSLIVDSTPLFNVEEIYPKHHLNLPRNDLKKESPAHHLAKGNSYRVPRHEKKEHQQLSPVKKRVKESSPPHQQRYQRATHVSPQYHNHHNCNYGGGGGGYSASSGGAVVASSASSASSKNIVNASGGGSSSSSHHHHVSVAHAPHGSSSAYQPSGHHIVQNCNGNGGSGSGGAYHSSQPPVHAHQQQQQQQQQQQQQQQQQQQQQQQQQQQQHVKQPTITIHDTPSPTAVITISDSEDEGADGGAGPTSSSGPIKQRAHAQSQTTGSMLHHSNSSSSASLHCRSSVQPIQQQSQPQQQQPQQPPPPQHQHQQQQQQTINYGDHDPEDARRRHHASAAAGSPKHHHHQQQQQQQQQQQQQQHHQLQQQQVQPAQQTPHYHTPQPPPQQPNIKYEPGQSQKKRILAMAQSECSYQPQVQQVPTQTSASLPHIPTKQEPAEFYPEYATQQQPPPPQQQQQQQQLDTKRSSWAPTSSSAAAPPLAHPKREAPSAAPVSYVAPVVAPPLAHSKSSSSSSSSSINAAAAAAAAAAAAAAASVGPPSWGPPQVYRQPSQPPPPANVPGGTVQAAPPVPHHHHSSHSHHHHQAGTPLGGSPSSTAAAAMLQPDIYAQGDMYRRPTVFVSQAAPTYAYANRALQQAPPPAHNSSSRQVIPSHPLPAHIQIPTQYSQFGPLSPAQVAASKHAAHFAPTNIWYGAE; translated from the exons ATGATAACGTCGCATCAGCTGAACGCGTCCAATTTTGTTGATTACGACGACGCAGCCGTTGTCAGTGTCCTTCAGCCGGAACTAGGACATTCGTAtttgtataataataataataataatcatcatcatcgacaacaacaacgtcaTAATCCGCAGCAGCATCCAaatgaaacaacaaatttcTATGCCCCAACAGCAAATGTAGTGAAAGTCACGCCCCAACAGGTCAGCATTGGCATTAATTGTGATCTTACGGCAATTGGGGAAGAGAAACAACGTcaccaccagcaacaacaacgtggTGTAATTGTTAAGCCAAAGGATCAAACAGGAGTCACCATAAATAAGCGAAAACGTGAAACAG ATTGTGATTGCGGCTGTCGTGTGGACTCGTATAAAAACGGCAACGGTGACCAGCTAATTAGCCACGGCAACGAGCAGGCGCAGCAGGACGCAGCAGCTAACCATCAACTGGCTAGCAGCAGCCTCAAGACGGCTCACACAAAGGTTGCCACATCAGGGGGGCATGCCAATACGCAGCCCCCCAGCAAGCGTTCGAGCAGCGGTGCTGATGGTGACTATCAGTTGGTACAACATGAGGTGCTCTATTCCCTATCTGCAGAGTATGAG GTCCTGGAATTCTTGGGACGCGGCACATTTGGCCAGGTGGTCAAATGTTGGAAGCGTGGCACTTCCGAAATTGTTGCCATCAAAATTCTAAAGAATCATCCTTCATATGCACGCCAGGGACAAATCGAAGTCTCAATTCTGTCACGTCTCAGCCAAGAGAATGCCgatgaatttaattttgtgcGAGCATTTGAATGCTTTCAGCATAAGAATCATACCTGCCTGGTCTTTGAAATGCTTGAACAGAATCTCTACGATTTCCTCAAGCAAAATAAGTTCTCACCATTACCCCTAAAGTATATACGCCCCATTCTAGAGCAG GTATTGACAGCCctgttgaaattgaaacaattGGGTCTGATCCATGCCGATCTGAAACCAGAGAACATTATGCTGGTCGATCCAGTGCGTCAACCTTATCGCGTCAAAGTCATTGACTTTGGCAGTGCTTCGCATGTGAGCAAAACTGTGTGCAATACGTATCTACAATCGCGTTATTATCGAGCTCCCGAAATAATATTGGGCTTACCATTTTGTGAGGCAATAGATATGTGGTCATTGGGTTGTGTTGTCGCTGAACTATTTCTCGGCTGGCCCCTCTATCCAGGCAGTTCGGAATTCGATCAGATACGTTATATATCCCAAACACAGGGTCTGCCCACCGAACATATGCTGAATAGTGCATCAAAAACATCGAAATTTTTCTATCGCGATGTTGACTCAACGTATCCATTTTGGCGTCTAAAGACCACCGAAGAGCATGAGGCCGAAACGAATACAAAAAGCAAAGAGGCACgcaaatatatattcaattgTCTAGACGACATTGGTCAGGTGAATGTGCCCACAGATCTAGAGGGCGGTCAATTGTTGGCCGAGAAGACAGATCGTCGCGAGTTCATCGATCTGTTAAAGCGTATGTTGACCATAGATCAAGAGCGACGTCTTACCCCAGCCGAGGCATTAAATCATTCATTCACACGTCTAACACACTTGGTGGATTATGTATACTGTAATAATGTCAAGGCATCCGTACAGATGATGGAAGTCTGTCGACGCGGTGACTTCCATAC AGTTCAACCCGCTTCTACATTGGTGACCAACTTTGTGCCCAGCAGCACCGAGAACATGACTTTCACCATTAACAATCAGTTAACCAGTCAGGTGCAACGTCTTGTCCGTGATGGTCGTCCGCTGGCCTACGAGGGCCTCTATCAAATCTACAATGGACGCAGTGTGGCCCGTCAATATCCTCAAGCACGCACCGATAGTTTCCAGCATCAGTTGGTTTCAAACATTTTGTGTCCGCCCTCGTATCAGGCTATGCCTAGTCCTACCAAGCATGTGGTTGTGGGTAGTGCCACCATGCAGCCACCATTGCAAGTGCCACCGCAGCAGTATGTGAATGTTCCGGTGCCAGTTTCCATGGTGGAGCCCACATCTGGTCAAAGAATGCTCTTAACGAATCGTGTGCAGGCCAGCGGAGTGGCCTGGCCACAGACTGGACGtcaaatggctttggtgccATCATGGCCGCAACAGGCGCCAGCTCATTCCTTGATTGTGGATTCAACGCCGCTGTTCAATGTGGAGGAGATCTATCCCAAGCATCATCTCAATTTGCCACGCAATGATCTCAAAAAGGAGTCGCCGGCTCATCATTTAGC CAAGGGCAACTCTTATCGCGTGCCTCGTCATGAGAAGAAGGAACACCAGCAATTGTCACCAGTGAAGAAACGCGTCAAGGAGAGCTCACCACCGCATCAGCAGCGTTATCAGAGGGCAACGCATGTCTCGCCGCAGTACCATAATCATCATAATTGCAATTATGgtggaggtggtggtggttaCAGTGCCAGCTCTGGTGGTGCAGTGGTTGCATCGTCGGCCTCATCGGCCAGCAGTAAGA ATATTGTCAATGCCAGCGGGGGTGGCAGCTCATCGAgctctcatcatcatcatgtgTCAGTGGCTCATGCACCGCATGGCAGTAGCAGTGCCTATCAACCCTCTGGCCATCATATTGTACAAAATTGCAATGGCAATGGAGGATCTGGTTCAGGAGGAGCATATCACTCATCCCAGCCGCCAGTCCAtgcccaccagcaacagcagcagcaacagcagcagcaacagcagcagcagcagcaacagcaacagcaacaacagcaacaacagcagcaacagcatgtGAAGCAGCCAACGATCACCATACACGACACACCATCGCCGACGGCTGTCATAACGATTTCAGATAGCGAGGATGAGGGTGCTGATGGTGGTGCTGGACCAACGTCGTCGTCGGGGCCGATTAAACAGCGGGCACATGCTCAATCGCAGACGACTGGCAGTATGCTCCATCACTCCAATTCATCGTCGAGTGCATCGTTGCATTGTCGCAGCAGTGTGCAGCCGATTCAGCAACAGTCCCAGcctcagcagcaacagccgcagcagccgccgccgccacaacatcagcatcagcaacagcagcaacaaacaattaattatG GTGACCACGATCCAGAGGACGCACGTCGACGCCATCATGCATCAGCCGCTGCCGGTAGCCCCaagcatcatcatcaccagcagcagcagcaacagcagcagcaacaacaacaacaacaacatcatcagctacagcaacaacaggtGCAGCCCGCCCAGCAGACGCCGCACTATCATACGCCTCAACCGCCGCCGCAACAGCCCAACATCAAATACGAGCCAGGACAATCGCAAAAGAAACGCATTTTGGCCATGGCCCAGAGCGAATGCAGCTATCAGCCCCAAGTGCAACAGGTACCAACTCAAACTTCTGCTAGCTTGCCGCACATTCCGACCAAACAAGAGCCAGCCGAATTCTACCCGGAATATGCcacacagcagcagccaccaccgcctcagcagcagcagcagcagcagcaactggaTACAAAGCGCTCTTCTTGGGCGCCAACATCCAGCAGCGCTGCCGCTCCGCCTCTGGCCCATCCCAAGCGTGAGGCACCATCCGCTGCTCCAGTTAGCTATGTGGCCCCCGTGGTGGCACCACCATTGGCCCACTCCAAGAGCAGCTCAAGCTCCTCATCGTCATCAATTAATGCGGCAGCAGCGGCCGCAGCTGCAGCGGCTGCCGCGGCGGCGGCCAGCGTTGGTCCACCGTCGTGGGGTCCGCCACAGGTGTACCGCCAGCCATCTCAACCGCCGCCGCCGGCCAATGTGCCGGGTGGCACAGTGCAGGCCGCGCCGCCAGTgccacatcatcatcacagTAGCCatagtcatcatcatcatcaggcTGGAACACCGCTGGGTGGCTCACCATCATCAACAGCAGCGGCCGCAATGCTTCAGCCGGACATCTATGCCCAGGGCGATATGTATAGGCGTCCAACTGTATTTGTTTCGCAGGCGGCACCCACTTATGCCTATGCGAATCGGGCATTGCAACAAGCACCGCCGCCAGCCCACAATAGCTCCAGTCGACAG GTTATACCATCGCATCCGTTGCCGGCTCATATACAAATCCCAACGCAGTATAGTCAGTTTGGACCATTGAGTCCTGCACAGGTAGCTGCCAGCAAACATGCAGCGCATTTTGCGCCCACTAATATATGGTATGGTGCTGAGTAG
- the LOC6639057 gene encoding homeodomain-interacting protein kinase 2 isoform X2, with translation MITSHQLNASNFVDYDDAAVVSVLQPELGHSYLYNNNNNNHHHRQQQRHNPQQHPNETTNFYAPTANVVKVTPQQVSIGINCDLTAIGEEKQRHHQQQQRGVIVKPKDQTGVTINKRKRETDCDCGCRVDSYKNGNGDQLISHGNEQAQQDAAANHQLASSSLKTAHTKVATSGGHANTQPPSKRSSSGADGDYQLVQHEVLYSLSAEYEVLEFLGRGTFGQVVKCWKRGTSEIVAIKILKNHPSYARQGQIEVSILSRLSQENADEFNFVRAFECFQHKNHTCLVFEMLEQNLYDFLKQNKFSPLPLKYIRPILEQVLTALLKLKQLGLIHADLKPENIMLVDPVRQPYRVKVIDFGSASHVSKTVCNTYLQSRYYRAPEIILGLPFCEAIDMWSLGCVVAELFLGWPLYPGSSEFDQIRYISQTQGLPTEHMLNSASKTSKFFYRDVDSTYPFWRLKTTEEHEAETNTKSKEARKYIFNCLDDIGQVNVPTDLEGGQLLAEKTDRREFIDLLKRMLTIDQERRLTPAEALNHSFTRLTHLVDYVYCNNVKASVQMMEVCRRGDFHTVQPASTLVTNFVPSSTENMTFTINNQLTSQVQRLVRDGRPLAYEGLYQIYNGRSVARQYPQARTDSFQHQLVSNILCPPSYQAMPSPTKHVVVGSATMQPPLQVPPQQYVNVPVPVSMVEPTSGQRMLLTNRVQASGVAWPQTGRQMALVPSWPQQAPAHSLIVDSTPLFNVEEIYPKHHLNLPRNDLKKESPAHHLAKGNSYRVPRHEKKEHQQLSPVKKRVKESSPPHQQRYQRATHVSPQYHNHHNCNYGGGGGGYSASSGGAVVASSASSASNIVNASGGGSSSSSHHHHVSVAHAPHGSSSAYQPSGHHIVQNCNGNGGSGSGGAYHSSQPPVHAHQQQQQQQQQQQQQQQQQQQQQQQQQQQQHVKQPTITIHDTPSPTAVITISDSEDEGADGGAGPTSSSGPIKQRAHAQSQTTGSMLHHSNSSSSASLHCRSSVQPIQQQSQPQQQQPQQPPPPQHQHQQQQQQTINYGDHDPEDARRRHHASAAAGSPKHHHHQQQQQQQQQQQQQQHHQLQQQQVQPAQQTPHYHTPQPPPQQPNIKYEPGQSQKKRILAMAQSECSYQPQVQQVPTQTSASLPHIPTKQEPAEFYPEYATQQQPPPPQQQQQQQQLDTKRSSWAPTSSSAAAPPLAHPKREAPSAAPVSYVAPVVAPPLAHSKSSSSSSSSSINAAAAAAAAAAAAAAASVGPPSWGPPQVYRQPSQPPPPANVPGGTVQAAPPVPHHHHSSHSHHHHQAGTPLGGSPSSTAAAAMLQPDIYAQGDMYRRPTVFVSQAAPTYAYANRALQQAPPPAHNSSSRQVIPSHPLPAHIQIPTQYSQFGPLSPAQVAASKHAAHFAPTNIWYGAE, from the exons ATGATAACGTCGCATCAGCTGAACGCGTCCAATTTTGTTGATTACGACGACGCAGCCGTTGTCAGTGTCCTTCAGCCGGAACTAGGACATTCGTAtttgtataataataataataataatcatcatcatcgacaacaacaacgtcaTAATCCGCAGCAGCATCCAaatgaaacaacaaatttcTATGCCCCAACAGCAAATGTAGTGAAAGTCACGCCCCAACAGGTCAGCATTGGCATTAATTGTGATCTTACGGCAATTGGGGAAGAGAAACAACGTcaccaccagcaacaacaacgtggTGTAATTGTTAAGCCAAAGGATCAAACAGGAGTCACCATAAATAAGCGAAAACGTGAAACAG ATTGTGATTGCGGCTGTCGTGTGGACTCGTATAAAAACGGCAACGGTGACCAGCTAATTAGCCACGGCAACGAGCAGGCGCAGCAGGACGCAGCAGCTAACCATCAACTGGCTAGCAGCAGCCTCAAGACGGCTCACACAAAGGTTGCCACATCAGGGGGGCATGCCAATACGCAGCCCCCCAGCAAGCGTTCGAGCAGCGGTGCTGATGGTGACTATCAGTTGGTACAACATGAGGTGCTCTATTCCCTATCTGCAGAGTATGAG GTCCTGGAATTCTTGGGACGCGGCACATTTGGCCAGGTGGTCAAATGTTGGAAGCGTGGCACTTCCGAAATTGTTGCCATCAAAATTCTAAAGAATCATCCTTCATATGCACGCCAGGGACAAATCGAAGTCTCAATTCTGTCACGTCTCAGCCAAGAGAATGCCgatgaatttaattttgtgcGAGCATTTGAATGCTTTCAGCATAAGAATCATACCTGCCTGGTCTTTGAAATGCTTGAACAGAATCTCTACGATTTCCTCAAGCAAAATAAGTTCTCACCATTACCCCTAAAGTATATACGCCCCATTCTAGAGCAG GTATTGACAGCCctgttgaaattgaaacaattGGGTCTGATCCATGCCGATCTGAAACCAGAGAACATTATGCTGGTCGATCCAGTGCGTCAACCTTATCGCGTCAAAGTCATTGACTTTGGCAGTGCTTCGCATGTGAGCAAAACTGTGTGCAATACGTATCTACAATCGCGTTATTATCGAGCTCCCGAAATAATATTGGGCTTACCATTTTGTGAGGCAATAGATATGTGGTCATTGGGTTGTGTTGTCGCTGAACTATTTCTCGGCTGGCCCCTCTATCCAGGCAGTTCGGAATTCGATCAGATACGTTATATATCCCAAACACAGGGTCTGCCCACCGAACATATGCTGAATAGTGCATCAAAAACATCGAAATTTTTCTATCGCGATGTTGACTCAACGTATCCATTTTGGCGTCTAAAGACCACCGAAGAGCATGAGGCCGAAACGAATACAAAAAGCAAAGAGGCACgcaaatatatattcaattgTCTAGACGACATTGGTCAGGTGAATGTGCCCACAGATCTAGAGGGCGGTCAATTGTTGGCCGAGAAGACAGATCGTCGCGAGTTCATCGATCTGTTAAAGCGTATGTTGACCATAGATCAAGAGCGACGTCTTACCCCAGCCGAGGCATTAAATCATTCATTCACACGTCTAACACACTTGGTGGATTATGTATACTGTAATAATGTCAAGGCATCCGTACAGATGATGGAAGTCTGTCGACGCGGTGACTTCCATAC AGTTCAACCCGCTTCTACATTGGTGACCAACTTTGTGCCCAGCAGCACCGAGAACATGACTTTCACCATTAACAATCAGTTAACCAGTCAGGTGCAACGTCTTGTCCGTGATGGTCGTCCGCTGGCCTACGAGGGCCTCTATCAAATCTACAATGGACGCAGTGTGGCCCGTCAATATCCTCAAGCACGCACCGATAGTTTCCAGCATCAGTTGGTTTCAAACATTTTGTGTCCGCCCTCGTATCAGGCTATGCCTAGTCCTACCAAGCATGTGGTTGTGGGTAGTGCCACCATGCAGCCACCATTGCAAGTGCCACCGCAGCAGTATGTGAATGTTCCGGTGCCAGTTTCCATGGTGGAGCCCACATCTGGTCAAAGAATGCTCTTAACGAATCGTGTGCAGGCCAGCGGAGTGGCCTGGCCACAGACTGGACGtcaaatggctttggtgccATCATGGCCGCAACAGGCGCCAGCTCATTCCTTGATTGTGGATTCAACGCCGCTGTTCAATGTGGAGGAGATCTATCCCAAGCATCATCTCAATTTGCCACGCAATGATCTCAAAAAGGAGTCGCCGGCTCATCATTTAGC CAAGGGCAACTCTTATCGCGTGCCTCGTCATGAGAAGAAGGAACACCAGCAATTGTCACCAGTGAAGAAACGCGTCAAGGAGAGCTCACCACCGCATCAGCAGCGTTATCAGAGGGCAACGCATGTCTCGCCGCAGTACCATAATCATCATAATTGCAATTATGgtggaggtggtggtggttaCAGTGCCAGCTCTGGTGGTGCAGTGGTTGCATCGTCGGCCTCATCGGCCAGCA ATATTGTCAATGCCAGCGGGGGTGGCAGCTCATCGAgctctcatcatcatcatgtgTCAGTGGCTCATGCACCGCATGGCAGTAGCAGTGCCTATCAACCCTCTGGCCATCATATTGTACAAAATTGCAATGGCAATGGAGGATCTGGTTCAGGAGGAGCATATCACTCATCCCAGCCGCCAGTCCAtgcccaccagcaacagcagcagcaacagcagcagcaacagcagcagcagcagcaacagcaacagcaacaacagcaacaacagcagcaacagcatgtGAAGCAGCCAACGATCACCATACACGACACACCATCGCCGACGGCTGTCATAACGATTTCAGATAGCGAGGATGAGGGTGCTGATGGTGGTGCTGGACCAACGTCGTCGTCGGGGCCGATTAAACAGCGGGCACATGCTCAATCGCAGACGACTGGCAGTATGCTCCATCACTCCAATTCATCGTCGAGTGCATCGTTGCATTGTCGCAGCAGTGTGCAGCCGATTCAGCAACAGTCCCAGcctcagcagcaacagccgcagcagccgccgccgccacaacatcagcatcagcaacagcagcaacaaacaattaattatG GTGACCACGATCCAGAGGACGCACGTCGACGCCATCATGCATCAGCCGCTGCCGGTAGCCCCaagcatcatcatcaccagcagcagcagcaacagcagcagcaacaacaacaacaacaacatcatcagctacagcaacaacaggtGCAGCCCGCCCAGCAGACGCCGCACTATCATACGCCTCAACCGCCGCCGCAACAGCCCAACATCAAATACGAGCCAGGACAATCGCAAAAGAAACGCATTTTGGCCATGGCCCAGAGCGAATGCAGCTATCAGCCCCAAGTGCAACAGGTACCAACTCAAACTTCTGCTAGCTTGCCGCACATTCCGACCAAACAAGAGCCAGCCGAATTCTACCCGGAATATGCcacacagcagcagccaccaccgcctcagcagcagcagcagcagcagcaactggaTACAAAGCGCTCTTCTTGGGCGCCAACATCCAGCAGCGCTGCCGCTCCGCCTCTGGCCCATCCCAAGCGTGAGGCACCATCCGCTGCTCCAGTTAGCTATGTGGCCCCCGTGGTGGCACCACCATTGGCCCACTCCAAGAGCAGCTCAAGCTCCTCATCGTCATCAATTAATGCGGCAGCAGCGGCCGCAGCTGCAGCGGCTGCCGCGGCGGCGGCCAGCGTTGGTCCACCGTCGTGGGGTCCGCCACAGGTGTACCGCCAGCCATCTCAACCGCCGCCGCCGGCCAATGTGCCGGGTGGCACAGTGCAGGCCGCGCCGCCAGTgccacatcatcatcacagTAGCCatagtcatcatcatcatcaggcTGGAACACCGCTGGGTGGCTCACCATCATCAACAGCAGCGGCCGCAATGCTTCAGCCGGACATCTATGCCCAGGGCGATATGTATAGGCGTCCAACTGTATTTGTTTCGCAGGCGGCACCCACTTATGCCTATGCGAATCGGGCATTGCAACAAGCACCGCCGCCAGCCCACAATAGCTCCAGTCGACAG GTTATACCATCGCATCCGTTGCCGGCTCATATACAAATCCCAACGCAGTATAGTCAGTTTGGACCATTGAGTCCTGCACAGGTAGCTGCCAGCAAACATGCAGCGCATTTTGCGCCCACTAATATATGGTATGGTGCTGAGTAG